AATAGGCAAGGTGAGAAAAATTTCTAACATTACCACGAAAGGATGGCTTTAGGTGGTAGAAGTGGATTTCCCAGGAGTAACGGAGACCAATTACGACCTTGAAACTTCCTGTCAACCGACAGATGCAAGGTATAGCTAATATCGTTTCTAAGGACCTGAGATTAATGGAGGGATTTAAAAAAAAATATTGAAAAACCAGAGAGAGTAATTAATTATATATATAATAAAAATTAAATAACATGAAAGTTTGTCAGACACTTTGGTCCGGTCATAAAAATTTGTTAGAAGATTCTTTTGGTTGGCTTTCTCCCCAACATCATTTAATGGCGTGGACATACAGCTGTTTAAAATTAAGGGAATTCTATCCAAACGTACAGTTATACACGGATTCCCAGGGAATAAAAATATTAATTAACGCTTTGAACCTTCCATATACTACATATCATGAAGAATACGATGATCTAAGATATAATCCATCGATGTGGGCACTCCCCAAAATACTGACATATCAAAAACAGCTTGAACCTTTCATTCATGTAGATGGCGATGTTTTTATTTTCGATAGATTCAATGATAATCTGGAGAACGCAGATTTGCTTGCCCAAAATTTAGAAGTGAGTACGAGTTACTATAATGACTTATTCAGTCCAATGAAGAAGAGGATCAGATACACACCGAATTTTTTTAAAAAAAATCTATCTTCAAAGTATCCCAAATCTTATAATGCCGGAATTTTGGGAGGGAAAGATATTGAATTGTTGCAGAAATATGCCAGTGAAGCATTAAAATTTATAGACCAGAATCATACTTGCCAATCAAATGGCAACTTCAATATGATTTTTGAACAACTGATGTTTTATTCTGTCTCGAAAGCCTATAATACTGAAGTTCAGTGTTTTTTTGATAAGAGGTACAATGATAATGGATACGGTATAGAGGGATTTGCTGATTTTTTACTCATTCCTAATATGAGATACTTACATTTAATAGGACCATTAAAAAGGAATGAATTTGTTTGTAACCAATTGGTAAGAAGATTCTTCAATGAATACCCTGATTACTTCGAAAAAGTAATATCCCTTTTTCAGCAACCTCTTCATACTTATTTTAAGCCCCACGAAAAATCAAGAGGACAAAATAATGGTCAATTCAAGTCAAAAAGTAGATTCAATTTTTCCAGAACAAAATCATTGATCGATAAACTATATCCGGGAGTTAACACCAATAGCAATAAAAGTATTGAACTGTTTGTAAAAGAAAAAAACAACCAGGTACTCAACGAAGTATACAAGTATGAAAAAAAGCTGTACTATTTTTTGACCCGTAAATTTTCACGAATCTACCGTGATGAGATATGTAGTATTGAAAAAATGGTGATTCAATCAAATCCTTTTATAATTGAAATTCAGAATAATAATCTTTCCTGTATCCTTTTTCTTAACCCATATATTGAAATTATTGAAACTGCTTTCGACGTAAATGATTTCAACCCATATGAAATTTTGCGTGAAGAAAAAAAACAAAAAACAATTGCATGTATACCTCAATTATTTTATGATGGTTATATAACAGCGGAGTTAGATGCTGTCTCTATTAATATAATTTCAATATTGTATGAAGAAGCAACGCCAATTACATTTATCAAATTAGAAGAGAAAATGTCCGAACTATTTGTTAGGGTTGATAATGATGAAATTCCCATCAGGTCATTAATAACAAAAAGATTAAAATTTCTTATAGGGAACAATATGATTTATTTAGATCGGGAGTAAAACTAATTTTATAACAACTCAAAACCTAGTTATAATTTAAAACGATAATTAAAAAATATTATAGAAGGATTTTCTTTTATAGTGTCCACTTACAACCAATCTGCTTTTATTATAAAAACAATACAAAGTTTGTAGTATCATATTTTAATGGATTGGGTAAATATAACAATAAATTATCTTAGCCCTCAAGTAAAACGATTACTTATACTTAAATAGAAATATATAAATGATTTATAATCTAACAAATTGATACTGACAACATCCTGAGTACCAAATGAAATATTGTAAATAGATTTTATATAGATAAAATTATGCAGAAATTGACTGAAAAGGAAGAGGCAATTATTAATTATTTTTGGAGAGAAAGTGAGTTATTTGTATATCAATTAAGAAAAAAATATCTTGACCCTAAGTCTCATTATAATACATTGTCGACTTTTGTTAGAAAATTAGAAGTTAAAGCTTATTTATCTCATAAAAAAATCGGGAATACATATTTGTACTTTGCAATAACTACAAAGGAGGAATACGGAAAATTCATCCTAAAAAAGATTGTAGATAAACATTTTGGTGGTTATTATCAGGTTTTAGTGAAAAATCTTATTGATTGAAAGAAGAAATCAAAAGATAATTTTGAAAACTCTCAAACAGAGATAAAGAATTAAAGCTCATATGCAAAAGAACTTTACGTCCTATCTACAACTCGATGCCATGGATTGTGGCCCCACCTGCCTTCGCATGATTTCGAGGCATTACGGGAAGTTCTACAGTCTTGAAACACTAAGGCAGCAATCATTCATTACACGTGAAGGGGTCTCGATGCTGGGCATAAGTGATGCAGCAGAATATATAGGCTTTAGGACTAGCGGTGTTATGATTTCATTTGATCAGCTGGTGAAGGAAGCTCTCCTGCCATGTATTGTGCACTGGAAACAGAACCACTTTGCGGTGGTTTATGATATCAGGAAGGACAAGAAAAAGGGGTATCGTATTTATGTGGCAGACCCTGCACTTGGCCTGGTAAAATATAATGAGGCTGATTTTAAAAAGTGCTGGCTCAGTACCAAAAAGGAGAATGAGGATAAGGGAGCAGTACTGCTTTTGCAACCAGGTCCAGAGTTTCTCGATCGTGATGATGAAAAAGAG
This window of the Lascolabacillus massiliensis genome carries:
- a CDS encoding BlaI/MecI/CopY family transcriptional regulator, with product MQKLTEKEEAIINYFWRESELFVYQLRKKYLDPKSHYNTLSTFVRKLEVKAYLSHKKIGNTYLYFAITTKEEYGKFILKKIVDKHFGGYYQVLVKNLID
- a CDS encoding DUF6734 family protein — translated: MKVCQTLWSGHKNLLEDSFGWLSPQHHLMAWTYSCLKLREFYPNVQLYTDSQGIKILINALNLPYTTYHEEYDDLRYNPSMWALPKILTYQKQLEPFIHVDGDVFIFDRFNDNLENADLLAQNLEVSTSYYNDLFSPMKKRIRYTPNFFKKNLSSKYPKSYNAGILGGKDIELLQKYASEALKFIDQNHTCQSNGNFNMIFEQLMFYSVSKAYNTEVQCFFDKRYNDNGYGIEGFADFLLIPNMRYLHLIGPLKRNEFVCNQLVRRFFNEYPDYFEKVISLFQQPLHTYFKPHEKSRGQNNGQFKSKSRFNFSRTKSLIDKLYPGVNTNSNKSIELFVKEKNNQVLNEVYKYEKKLYYFLTRKFSRIYRDEICSIEKMVIQSNPFIIEIQNNNLSCILFLNPYIEIIETAFDVNDFNPYEILREEKKQKTIACIPQLFYDGYITAELDAVSINIISILYEEATPITFIKLEEKMSELFVRVDNDEIPIRSLITKRLKFLIGNNMIYLDRE